The DNA sequence ATACAATCAGGTCGGTTCTTGACTTTTGCCCGTTAACCAATAACATAAACAACGCAGCCCCATCGTCTAGTCCGGCCCAGGACGCCTGGTTCTCAGCCAGGAGACTGGGGTTCAAATCCCCATGGGGCTATATTATTTTATATGAAGTCAATTAAGGTTATCGGTACCGGTAGAGCCCTGCCGGAAAAGGTGCTCACAAATTTTGATCTGGAGAAGATGGTCGATACCAGTGACCAGTGGATTGTGGAGCGGACCGGTATTCGTGAGCGCCGTATTGCGGATGAAAACACCGCTACCTCCGATCTGGCAGCAGTGGCGCTGGAACGTGCCTGCGATAAGGCGGGCTTGAAACCTGCTGACTTGGATACCATAATTGTTGCTACGTCAACGCCCGATACGGTCTATCCGGCGACCGCCTGCTGGCTGCAGAAGCGGCTGGGAATCACCGGCAGTGCTGCATTTGATATCAGTGCCGGCTGTTCCGGATTTCTGTTTGCGCTTGAAGTGGCGGCAAATCTTCTGGTCACCGGTACCGCAAAAAAGGCAGGTGTAATTGGTGCGGAGGTGATGTCCAAGGTGGTTAACTGGCAGGACCGGGCGACTTGTGTGCTGTTTGGTGATGGTGCTGGTGCGGCGGTGGTCGTGCCCGGTGACGGCAGTTCCGGGATACTTGCCTCCAACTGGGGGTGTGATGGTAATCTGGCACCTTTGCTCTATCAGCCGGCAGGGGGGACGAGAATGCCGACGAGTGAAAAGACGCTCCAGGAAATGGCGCATACTGTCCATATGGAAGGCAATCAGGTGTTCAAGCATGCGGTCCGGGCGATGGGCAATTCATCGGTCAAGGCACTGCAGGATGCCGGACTGGCGGCAGCCGATGTCAAGCTCTTTATTCCTCATCAGGCAAACATCCGGATTATGGAGGAGGCAAGGGTCCGCGCCGGTATTCCACCGGAGAAGATGTATGTGGTTCTGCACAAATATGGTAATATGTCTGCTGCGACCATTCCGGTGGCAATTGACGAAGCATTTGAGGAGGGAAGGCTTCAGGACGGGGATATCATCCTGCTGACCGCATTCGGGACCGGTTTCACCTGGGCAGCTGCAGTTCTGCGCTGGTAAGTGATGGAAGATAGGCATTACTGTAAGTTATTAATGATAAACAAGTTGTAATATCAGTGAAAAATTTCGCCAGTTGATAAAATTTTCCTGACTGTCCTGTTCAGGTTAAAAAGTTAAAAAATTGCTTGACAAAAAATTTTCTGATGATATAATATGATCGTTGTGTGAGCTCATAAGGGGGGCTCAGAACAACATAGGGAAAAACAAGGAGGGTAGTTATGCACAAAATAACGCTCATAGCGTTAGCTCTC is a window from the candidate division WOR-3 bacterium genome containing:
- a CDS encoding beta-ketoacyl-ACP synthase III gives rise to the protein MKSIKVIGTGRALPEKVLTNFDLEKMVDTSDQWIVERTGIRERRIADENTATSDLAAVALERACDKAGLKPADLDTIIVATSTPDTVYPATACWLQKRLGITGSAAFDISAGCSGFLFALEVAANLLVTGTAKKAGVIGAEVMSKVVNWQDRATCVLFGDGAGAAVVVPGDGSSGILASNWGCDGNLAPLLYQPAGGTRMPTSEKTLQEMAHTVHMEGNQVFKHAVRAMGNSSVKALQDAGLAAADVKLFIPHQANIRIMEEARVRAGIPPEKMYVVLHKYGNMSAATIPVAIDEAFEEGRLQDGDIILLTAFGTGFTWAAAVLRW